TAAATATGCACCTGGATAAGACACTGGATTGCATCGGGCTGTTTTGTCCGATGCCCATAGCCAAGACCAAGCAGGAACTGGACAAAATGAATCCGGGCCAGACGCTGGAAATCCTGGCTGATGACCCGGGCTTTGAGAAAGATTTACCGGCCTGGTGCCGGATGACAG
The genomic region above belongs to Planctomycetota bacterium and contains:
- a CDS encoding sulfurtransferase TusA family protein, translated to MHLDKTLDCIGLFCPMPIAKTKQELDKMNPGQTLEILADDPGFEKDLPAWCRMTGEKLVALEKEGNIFKGYVTKK